TATAAAGGGACTTTGCAGAGGTTCAAACTGATCCCTTTTCAAACATTTGATTTGAGAGCAAGTTAATATCACCTGCAGAAATTAATCACACAGATTCTGAATTGTACAGAAGTGTGCAACAAGctgttgtctgttttttttttttgtgaaagaaattacAGAATACCAGCCAAACAGTCTGCGTGTCTGTATTGTAAAATAAACTTTTGATTGTTGCTGCTaattaaaacatataaaaacaatGAGAAGATGACACATCATGTTTGAAGATTTAATTTGTATTCTTGTTTTGCATAATTCAAATTTACTCCACCAAAATCTAAATCATCATAATATATGCATGATTTTATACCTAATTATAAACTATTGACTTAAATACCTTTCTCAAAGTTGTTGGGAGAAACAAGAGCATCTTAATCATTAATAACTGTAAGAAATGATATTCACTAAGGAACATTTAACACCTCTAATAACCAAATAGTTGAATTTATGTTAATCCATGATGAAAACAGTATCTTTGTGTTAGTACCATATCTTGTTTTAAATGCAAAACTGGTACGTCAGGTTTCCTATGTGAAAAGGCTCGAAAAAGTTTGTGCTATGAATCTATGGTCTTTAAGAAAATAGTTTCAAGAGGCATGTGTGATTTTCTGAGTAGGATTACACTAGTCAATCACAGcttaagaaaaaataaaagagtGACACCTAAaccttattttattttgcagtgatcatacttttcaaaatgaaatatgcaagatattgaaattttgtggggggaggggtggggtggaaaGGATGGGGACACAAGTAGAATCACAACATGTTGATGCAAACTAATTTCTAGTTTTTCTATCAATGGACGAGATGAGGTCCTGCCAGAAACTGTCTAAAAATCGTGATCAAGAAAATGGAGCTTATCACACCTGACTTTAAAACAAGCGCAAATGGATATTGACTTTCACCCCGACCTTTAATTCTTCAAACCAAATCGTGTGATAGATCTAGTGCATTATGATAACATTTGGAGCTTTGTTTAAAAGAAGTGAATCGCTAACATTTTACAGAGACAATACGATACTGAACACTTCATTACTCTTTATACTTTGATAACTTACTCGGCTTCTTCTTGAATGCCGGCCATCTACACGTCGGGCAACAATGCTTGCCCCCGCAGAGCCAGACTTTCACGCAGTCAAAGTGAAATGCATGACCGCAGGGGAGACCGCAGAGGTGACTCCCCAGGACGTACCCCTCCAGGCATATGGCGCATTCTAaacttttcaacatttcttctggCCACGCATCATACTGGTTTCCTGAAGTGTGGTTCTCTTCCTGGGTGCTTTCCTCCGACCAGATATCTGTTGCTGTGATACCATGACCAACATCCTGGTGGTGTAAATTTGCTGGTTCCTTCACAACGATTGCCTTTCCACTTTCCCCTTCCTCGATATGACAGATGAGATCCAGACACACTCCGCAAAACTTCTCTTCGGATAAATTAGTACTATTttcagtgacctttgacccctttGTAGGTTGCATTTCCACAATCTTGGTTTCCTTGTTGTGACCATCTTCAAACACTTCATAAAATTCTTTGTCCTTTATGCCTTGAGCCCCGTGGATCTCGGCTTTCTCCTTCTTGGATTGTCGTTCCGTAAACATCTGCCGTATTTCCTCGCAAgatttctcaaatctctcctGTCGGTCTGCCTCGGTCTTCATACAGAAAAATTTCTGCCATGATTCCTGACAACTACCACAGAGATGCTTGAAACAGTACTTTTCATCTTGTGACTTCCTAAAGCCTCCGTACTTCCACTGGGGTAGGTTGTGAACGTATTCTCCCGTGATGATGGGGTGGAGCCAAAGGTCGGGCGTGGTCCTCTCGAGGAATAAATCCAGGCCTTCCTCTAGGCTGGTAGAGATCTGTGGCCCACCTTGCTGCCATATATTTCTGGGCCGGATCATAAAGAGGTGCCATTGGTGAAAGATCAGTCGCATCCAGTCTACGCTCGATAGATTGTCCTCCTGTGACTGAGGGCGACATTTCTTCACAAACCAGCCGCAGACGAAGCAGTACAGACCGAAGAGACAGCAGACGATTCCCCAATGTTGAGAATGGAGCAACCAATCCTGACGGAGCTGACCGGCGACTCCCGTCTGACACAGGACTTGAATCGACCACCAGAATACATTCGAGAGTGGCGCAATGACCGAGAGTTGAAACGTCCATTGCAAGGGAAGCCATAGTAAAATGAACAGCAGGTTTAACTTGGCTAACTGCCAGAAGAAGCATAAGAGTATTTTCGCTAGACCTCCCGAAGTCAGAAACAGATCCATGCAGCAGAACATGTTCACTATGACGAACGAAATTATGAAGACATCATTTATCTCCGGGACCAGGGTATGAAGATACAGGTTTAGGGCGTCGTAGTTTAAAAATTCTCCTTTCCTCAGTCCGTATCTCTGTACGCCCGTGGACGTCGAGATCAGTAGGTGGGTTTTCGAGTCCGGTTTAAAATGGATGCACTTGGCGCTCCCTTTCCGATAGTAACCAAATTTTATACGTCCGCTGTACCTCATGCTGAGGGCCGAGAAGATAATGGAGGGCTTTTCTCTATCGGTGAAGATGACAGCTCGGACGCTCTGTTGAATCTCTTCTTCCGATTTAAATTCCAGCCAGTGGTCGCAGAGCTCCTTCTCGTCCTCGATTTCCATCAGTTTTGAAGATAGTTGCTGATTCACCCAGTCGACCACTGCCGGAGCCTGTGCGGGAGCGGACAGCTGACGCATCAACACGCGGTCTTTGTACTGATGTCCGTCGGGCATCGCCAGTAAAACAAACGGTTTCGACCAACCTTTCTGTCGACAGAACCTGAAAGGATGGATATGATATTTATCAAGAGAGGAAATTGGATTGATGTCAAAACTTTAAAGAAAGTCATAGTTGAGGAgcagatgggggggggaggtgggggggggatatccAAGTTTTTGTCCAAACCTAAACCAAATTGTTGCAATTTATATGAATGAAGGTATAAAACCATAGCAGGGGACATTCTGTTACAATTAGAAACATGTTTCTCTCTCTATTATTTTCACAACTGTCCCAAATAAATGGACATCTATTAATCACATTTCTGCCTTTATCTTACTATATtaaagcaaagaaaaatatcCACAAAAACGAACCGTATATCTCGCGCACAGACGAAGATTCCCGTTCTTATCCCAAAGATGGAGACTTTCTGAATGACGCTTTTCCATGTTGAGGAGCCAAGAAGTGGTAATCCGGCACCAGGGACCACCTACAGATATAAAAGAGCcaaaaaaagcaaaatgaataatatatgagcacagaagaatgaaaaaagtctaCATTACCCAACCTCACAGGCTTGAGaatgagaaaataaaacataatgtTAAATCTTGTgggaccattttttttttctctaccGAACTTAGCTATATGCAACTATCTAATTACAAACATCCCAATGATTTTGACCACATTGATTActtagatgggggggggggcaggaaggTATGAGTTGAGTATCCAGTTCTGTTTTCAACATTACATGGTCTGGTATAAAGAATATCAACAAACTAAACCAAAACTGAAAAATTGCAGCTTTAATACAACCATTCATAACTTGATTCCACTTTTGAACAGACTCAGTTCATTTTATGCAACATTCTATGTGAACTCTATGACATTTTACTCCTCACCAATAGCACTGCCAAGAACGACTTTCCGACCTGATTCTTGAATGCAAGAAGGCTAGGCATATCTGCTATGGAAGTGTGGTAGGTCTATCGGAAAGTGTTGATATTACTTTTGAAGAGTTACAGATTACAGATCAAGAGTTTACATGTCGTCTCTGACATTAATATGACATACAGAGCaatatatttatactttgtgTTCAAGCGTCTCTGGCAGCAGTTACTTTACATCTGCAAACACAACCAGTTGCTTCAAGACTTTGACCTAACAAACGGTCAGTGGGACAGCTGTTTTCCAC
Above is a genomic segment from Apostichopus japonicus isolate 1M-3 chromosome 5, ASM3797524v1, whole genome shotgun sequence containing:
- the LOC139967994 gene encoding E3 ubiquitin-protein ligase RNF103-like isoform X2, with protein sequence MLLHLFVKVALLLLYLVFLIVLLRLLDLSAWYETGFLATQLVDPLSLSVRKLKLLIESRGLAYEGILEREELIKLAENSGDIANADFSLLERKSVIDAKQQKSEEFTGRAHFLEEVEDKKDSVWLIQVVPGAGLPLLGSSTWKSVIQKVSIFGIRTGIFVCARDIRFCRQKGWSKPFVLLAMPDGHQYKDRVLMRQLSAPAQAPAVVDWVNQQLSSKLMEIEDEKELCDHWLEFKSEEEIQQSVRAVIFTDREKPSIIFSALSMRYSGRIKFGYYRKGSAKCIHFKPDSKTHLLISTSTGVQRYGLRKGEFLNYDALNLYLHTLVPEINDVFIISFVIVNMFCCMDLFLTSGGLAKILLCFFWQLAKLNLLFILLWLPLQWTFQLSVIAPLSNVFWWSIQVLCQTGVAGQLRQDWLLHSQHWGIVCCLFGLYCFVCGWFVKKCRPQSQEDNLSSVDWMRLIFHQWHLFMIRPRNIWQQGGPQISTSLEEGLDLFLERTTPDLWLHPIITGEYVHNLPQWKYGGFRKSQDEKYCFKHLCGSCQESWQKFFCMKTEADRQERFEKSCEEIRQMFTERQSKKEKAEIHGAQGIKDKEFYEVFEDGHNKETKIVEMQPTKGSKVTENSTNLSEEKFCGVCLDLICHIEEGESGKAIVVKEPANLHHQDVGHGITATDIWSEESTQEENHTSGNQYDAWPEEMLKSLECAICLEGYVLGSHLCGLPCGHAFHFDCVKVWLCGGKHCCPTCRWPAFKKKPSKLSKYKE
- the LOC139967994 gene encoding E3 ubiquitin-protein ligase RNF103-like isoform X1; this encodes MPNSRRFAGSSRLRPTGLHTDSVAVMLLHLFVKVALLLLYLVFLIVLLRLLDLSAWYETGFLATQLVDPLSLSVRKLKLLIESRGLAYEGILEREELIKLAENSGDIANADFSLLERKSVIDAKQQKSEEFTGRAHFLEEVEDKKDSVWLIQVVPGAGLPLLGSSTWKSVIQKVSIFGIRTGIFVCARDIRFCRQKGWSKPFVLLAMPDGHQYKDRVLMRQLSAPAQAPAVVDWVNQQLSSKLMEIEDEKELCDHWLEFKSEEEIQQSVRAVIFTDREKPSIIFSALSMRYSGRIKFGYYRKGSAKCIHFKPDSKTHLLISTSTGVQRYGLRKGEFLNYDALNLYLHTLVPEINDVFIISFVIVNMFCCMDLFLTSGGLAKILLCFFWQLAKLNLLFILLWLPLQWTFQLSVIAPLSNVFWWSIQVLCQTGVAGQLRQDWLLHSQHWGIVCCLFGLYCFVCGWFVKKCRPQSQEDNLSSVDWMRLIFHQWHLFMIRPRNIWQQGGPQISTSLEEGLDLFLERTTPDLWLHPIITGEYVHNLPQWKYGGFRKSQDEKYCFKHLCGSCQESWQKFFCMKTEADRQERFEKSCEEIRQMFTERQSKKEKAEIHGAQGIKDKEFYEVFEDGHNKETKIVEMQPTKGSKVTENSTNLSEEKFCGVCLDLICHIEEGESGKAIVVKEPANLHHQDVGHGITATDIWSEESTQEENHTSGNQYDAWPEEMLKSLECAICLEGYVLGSHLCGLPCGHAFHFDCVKVWLCGGKHCCPTCRWPAFKKKPSKLSKYKE